One region of Labrus mixtus chromosome 1, fLabMix1.1, whole genome shotgun sequence genomic DNA includes:
- the LOC132975195 gene encoding lysyl oxidase homolog 1-like, whose translation MLSIFVACLVFVLLGSGKAQDATQTQGQSQNRGQGQEASATPWRQVIQWENNGRVFSLLNSGAEYVPAGAGAQDRGPRVVVADSRSRSSRRPQGGNVRRQAPSRGSSETVRGQARHPFGFGQVPDNWRQSAGSTGGGQFQGSSNTHFRPSTGSSSSSSSSFSSSYNVPSYQQNPFPQQPPFQPVPYDPSFVEGPVRSYEPPFQPVIGGGYGGGGYGAGQGYTGGGYVGGIAPVLPGSPSDFIDDSYRYYQSYGYAQNPVVPARAAQPQLADGLDHRYTHSLFNGDSGPVAPAPVAPAPDPNQATHVIVDRTGLATQPQVRSPQYEQFPPFGRPQPPFLQPIPPVRNSPNSANENPSTNVGSVYRPEQRGLPDLVPDPNYVQASTYIQRAHMYSLRCAAEEKCLSSSAYTPETTDYDVRVLLRFPQRVKNKGTADFMPNRPRHTWEWHSCHQHYHSMDEFSHYDLIEVSTGRKVAEGHKASFCLEDTTCDFGHLKRYACTAHTQGLSPGCYDTYNADIDCQWIDITDIQPGNYILKLQVNPKFLVLESDFTNNVVRCNIHYTGRFVTTTNCKISQS comes from the exons ATGTTGTCTATTTTTGTGGCATGTTTGGTATTTGTCCTGCTGGGCTCAGGGAAGGCCCAGGATGCCACACAGACTCAGGGACAGAGCCAAAATCGGGGCCAGGGGCAGGAAGCTTCTGCCACTCCTTGGAGGCAGGTGATTCAGTGGGAGAACAATGGTCGGGTGTTTAGCCTGCTTAACAGTGGAGCTGAGTATGTCCCCGCTGGGGCAGGGGCCCAGGACAGAGGTCCCAGGGTGGTAGTGGCAGATTCTCGTTCACGCTCCTCTCGTAGACCCCAAGGTGGAAACGTCCGCCGGCAGGCTCCATCAAGAGGATCCTCTGAGACTGTCCGGGGGCAGGCAAGGCATCCTTTTGGCTTTGGACAAGTGCCTGATAACTGGAGACAAAGTGCTGGTAGCACAGGAGGAGGCCAGTTCCAAGGATCGTCTAACACTCACTTCAGGCCATCCACAGgctcttcatcctcatcatcatcatccttttcttcttcttataatGTACCATCCTACCAACAGAACCCATTTCCTCAACAGCCTCCCTTTCAACCAGTACCTTATGACCCTAGTTTTGTTGAAGGACCTGTCAGGAGCTATGAGCCACCTTTCCAGCCTGTTATAGGTGGAGGATATGGTGGTGGAGGATACGGTGCTGGACAGGGGTACACTGGGGGAGGGTATGTCGGTGGTATAGCCCCAGTGCTCCCAGGCTCTCCCTCTGATTTTATAGACGATAGCTACCGCTACTACCAGTCCTATGGCTATGCGCAGAATCCTGTGGTTCCTGCACGTGCTGCCCAGCCACAGCTTGCAGATGGTCTGGACCACAGATACACTCACAGTCTCTTCAACGGGGACTCTGGTCCGGTTGCCCCTGCTCCGGTTGCCCCTGCTCCAGACCCCAATCAGGCCACCCATGTGATAGTGGACAGGACAGGACTAGCTACTCAACCACAAGTCAGGAGCCCTCAGTATGAGCAATTCCCCCCATTTGGAAGACCCCAGCCTCCATTTCTGCAGCCCATCCCTCCAGTTAGAAATTCTCCAAACTCTGCCAATGAGAACCCCAGTACGAATGTTGGGAGTGTGTACAGACCAGAACAGAGAG ggttACCTGACCTGGTTCCTGATCCCAACTATGTCCAAGCGTCCACATATATCCAAAGAGCCCACATGTATTCTCTCCGCTGTGCTGCTGAAGAAAAATGTCTCTCAAG CTCAGCCTATACCCCCGAGACCACTGACTATGATGTAAGGGTCCTGCTGAGATTTCCACAGAGGGTGAAGAACAAGGGAACTGCTGACTTCATGCCTAACAGGCCGCGTCATACGTGGGAGTGGCACAGCTGTCATCA GCACTACCACAGTATGGATGAGTTCAGCCATTATGATTTGATCGAGGTCAGCACTGGGCGGAAAGTGGCAGAGGGACACAAGGCTAGCTTCTGTTTGGAGGACACCACCTGTGACTTTGGTCATCTGAAGCGCTATGCCTGCACTGCTCACACTCAG GGTCTCAGTCCAGGCTGCTACGATACATACAATGCTGATATTGACTGCCAGTGGATCGATATCACAGACATCCAGCCTGGAAACTACATACTAAAG CTCCAGGTTAATCCCAAATTCTTGGTGCTTGAATCAGACTTTACCAACAATGTGGTCAGGTGTAATATACACTACACTGGACGATTTGTTACAACAACCAACTGTAAGATATCACA gTCATGA